In Mus musculus strain C57BL/6J chromosome 9, GRCm38.p6 C57BL/6J, one genomic interval encodes:
- the Eepd1 gene encoding endonuclease/exonuclease/phosphatase family domain-containing protein 1 isoform X1 produces MGSTLGCHRSIPRDPSDLSHNRKFSAACNFSNILVNQERLNINTATEEELMTLPGVTRAVARSIVEYREYIGGFKKVEDLALVSGVGATKLEQVKFEICVSSKGNSAQHSPSSLRRDLLAEQQPHHLTTTVPLTPRVNINTATLAQLMSVRGLSEKMALSIVDYRREHGPFRSVEDLVRMDGINAAFLDRIRHQVFAERSRPPSTHTNGGLTFTAKPHPSPTSLSLQSEDLDLPPGGPTQIISMRPSVEAFGGMRDGRPVFRLATWNLQGCSVEKANNPGVREVVCMTLLENRVLQLMLICAYSQPALVS; encoded by the exons ATGGGGAGCACACTGGGCTGCCATCGCTCTATCCCCAGAGATCCCTCGGACCTGTCACATAACCGCAAGTTCAGCGCTGCCTGCAACTTCAGCAACATCCTGGTGAATCAGGAGCGGCTAAATATCAACACTGCCACTGAGGAGGAACTGATGACTCTGCCTGGGGTGACACGTGCAGTGGCCCGAAGCATCGTGGAATACCGAGAATATATCGGCGGCTTCAAAAAGGTGGAAGATCTGGCACTTGTCAGTGGTGTAGGGGCCACCAAACTGGAACAGGTCAAGTTTGAGATCTGTGTGAGCAGCAAGGGTAACTCTGCACAGCACTCTCCCAGTTCCCTGAGGCGGGATCTTCTGGCTGAGCAGCAGCCTCATCACCTGACCACCACTGTGCCCCTCACTCCTCGAGTCAATATCAACACAGCCACCCTTGCTCAGCTCATGAGTGTCCGGGGCCTCAGCGAGAAGATGGCCCTCAGCATCGTGGACTACCGCAGGGAACACGGTCCTTTTCGAAGTGTTGAGGACTTGGTGAGAATGGATGGAATCAATGCAGCCTTCCTGGACAGAATAAGACACCAGGTGTTCGCAGAGAGGTCCAGGCCCCCATCAACCCACACCAATGGGGGTCTTACCTTCACTGCCAAGCCTCATCCCAGTCCCACATCTCTGAGCCTGCAGAGTGAGGACTTGGACCTGCCACCAGGGGGGCCCACGCAGATTATCTCCATGAGGCCCTCGGTGGAGGCCTTTGGAGGTATGAGGGATGGGCGACCTGTGTTTAGGTTGGCCACGTGGAACTTACAGGGCTGCTCTGTGGAGAAGGCCAATAACCCGGGGGTTCGAGAGGTGGTGTGCATGACGCTTCTGGAAAACAG AGTTCTCCAACTGATGTTGATTTGTGCGTATTCCCAACCAGCCCTTGTTTCCTGA